The stretch of DNA tgttGGTTTTTTGGTAGGGTGTGAAAGATGTCAAAGGAAGTTAGTGAAGAGGGGCACGGCCGCAAGGACTACGTGGACCCACCACCGGCACCACTCATCGACTATGCAGAGATCAAGCTATGGTCTTTTTACAGAGCTCTCATAGCTGAGTTCATAGCCACCCTCCTCTTCCTCTACATCACAGTAGCCACTGTTATTGGGTACAAGAAAACTACAGATCCCTGTGGTGGTGTTGGTCTCTTGGGTATTGCATGGGCCTTTGGTGGCATGATCTTCATCCTTGTCTACTGCACTGCTGGAATCTCTGGTATAAACACTAAAAACCCCCCAAAGAACCAATTTTTATAGCtacccttttgttttttttttttttgtttttttacttgttttgcTCTATTTTGTTGAAGGGTTTTGTATTTCTTTGTGTTGTAACCCTATTTTATAGCTGCACTTGGAAAAGAATCGATTTTTATAGCTACCCTTTTGTTGTTTTACACGGGTTTTGTATCTACACTTGAAAAAGAACCAATTTTTATAGCTACCCTTTTGTTGATTTTACTCTTTGGGGTAATTTCGCtgatgggttttttgttttgttgatgttTTATGTAGGTGGCCATATCAACCCGGCTGTGACGTTTGGGCTTTTCTTGGCTCGCAAGGTGTCTCTCATTAGGGCTGTGTCTTACATGATTGCACAGTGCTTGGGAGCTATCTGTGGTGTTGGGTTGGTTAAGGCTTTCATGAAGTCCTTCTACGACGCTAATGGTGGTGGTGCTAACCTTGTGGCTTCTGGTTACAACAAGGGCACAGCTTTGGGTGCTGAGATCATTGGCACCTTTGTACTTGTCTACACTGTTTTCTCAGCCACTGACCCAAAGAGAAGCGCACGCGACTCACACGTGCCTGTATGTAACTCTTTTACTTTTATAAATACATGCTTAAATTTGTGGTTACtaatgtttttgggttaaaaagtTGATAACTTTGTACTGATAatatgtttatgtgtttgtgACTTGTGTAGGTTTTGGCTCCACTTCCT from Quercus lobata isolate SW786 unplaced genomic scaffold, ValleyOak3.0 Primary Assembly Scq3eQI_2024, whole genome shotgun sequence encodes:
- the LOC115973324 gene encoding probable aquaporin PIP2-8; its protein translation is MSKEVSEEGHGRKDYVDPPPAPLIDYAEIKLWSFYRALIAEFIATLLFLYITVATVIGYKKTTDPCGGVGLLGIAWAFGGMIFILVYCTAGISGGHINPAVTFGLFLARKVSLIRAVSYMIAQCLGAICGVGLVKAFMKSFYDANGGGANLVASGYNKGTALGAEIIGTFVLVYTVFSATDPKRSARDSHVPVLAPLPIGFAVFMVHLATIPITGTGINPARSFGAAVIYNNEKVWDEHWIFWVGPFVGALAAAAYHQYILRAAAIKALGSFRSNPTN